CACGGCCATTAACGGCAATGTCGCGCCCGGCACCAGCTCGGGCCAGGCGATCAGCGTCATGCAAGGGATCGCCAGCAAGGAGCTGCCACGGTCGATGGCCTATGACTGGACCGAGCTCACGTACATGCAGTTGCAGGCCGGCAACACGGCCGTCTACGTCTTCGCGCTGGCCGTGGTTTTCGTTTTCCTGGTCCTCGCCGCGCAATACGAAAGCTGGAAACTGCCGCTGGCCGTGATCCTGGTCGTGCCGATGTGCCTGCTGTGCTCGGTGATCGGTGTTACGTCATCGCGGATGGATATCAACATCTTTACGCAGATCGGTCTGGTCGTGCTCGTGGGCCTGGCGAGCAAGAACGCGATTCTGATCGTCGAATTCGCCAAGCAGCAGCAGGAAGAAGGGGTGCCCCTGCGCGAGGCGGCACTAACGGCCTGCCGCCTGCGGTTGCGGCCGATCTTGATGACGTCGTTCGCCTTCATCCTGGGCGTGGTGCCGTTGGTCGTGGCCCAAGGGGCCGGCGCCGAGATGCGACGCACGCTGGGCATGGCCGTGTTCAGTGGGATGTTGGGAGTGACGATCTTCGGCATCTTTCTGACGCCGGTTTTCTATTACGTCATTCAGTGGTTCGGCAAACCACCGGTAGCAGCGGTCAAACCGGCGCACGAAGAATCGAAATCGGCCGAATAGAGCAACCCCCCGTCACGCCGCGTTATTTAGCCGCTCCGCTCGCGGAACGCTGTTCCCCGGCGTTCGACGCAGCAGCATTCGCCGGCGCCTCGCACGCCGCACTTCCCTCCCGGGCGCCGAAAAGCCCCGCCGGGTTCGTCGGCACACAGCGATACCACGGTTCGCAATTCCGCGGGCAGCCCGGTAGCGGCTTGCGGCAATAGTCGTCGCACGTCCCGCAGGGCACGGGCGGCGGGCCTGGCAGCGGCTTGCGGCAGTAATCATCGCAAGTACCGCAAGGGCACGGGGGCGCGCCCGGCAGCGCCTTACGGCAGTAATCGTCGCAACACCAGGTTTTGCACACGCCGCACGGCGGCGAGCAAGGGTCGCGCCGCAGCGGCGGCCCGGCGCGCAGTTCCGACACCAGGCAACAGCCGATCAACAGTGTCATCGCACAGGCGCAGTTCATCGTCGACTTCCTTGCGCAGCCGTTGTATCCGGCGCGGCGCGCACCGACGGCGCCGGCAGTCTTTGCGCCGGCGCAGCGGGACGCAACACGCCGAGCGGTCCGTCCGGCGGGGGCAGCGGCGGAACGGGACCTTTGATCGGTGGCGGATTCAACAGGGGCGAAGGCGCGGGAATCTGCTCGGGCCGGCGATTCGGATCGGGCGGCGGCAAGCCCTGCAGAGCGCCCGACGCCGGATCGAGCCGAATTTCCCATCCTCCGCCCAGCGCGCGAAACGTCTGCACCAGTCCCAGCGCGATCGAGCCGAGCGCCTGGGCATAAATGTTCTGCTGCTGCACCAGGTTTTGTTCGACGAGCGACACGCGGTTGAAATCGGTCAATCCGCCCTGGTACTGCGCAATGGCAACCACGACGGCCTTCTTGGCGGCCGTCACGCTCTCGGCCATGTAGCGGGTCTGTACCTGCGATTTCAAGAACGTGACGATGCCGTTCTCGACCTCTTGGCTGGCCGTGAGCACGGTATTTTGATAGTGCGCAACGAGCTCTTGAAAGAGTGCATCCTGGGCGCGGACGTTATTCAGAATGCGTCCATAGTTCAGCAGGTTCCATTGAAACGCCGGACCCCAAGTGCCGTACAACGCGCCGGAACTGAATAATTGCGGAAACTCCGCCGCCGAATAGCTGAAGGAACCGTTGAGCGAGATCGCGGGATAGAAATCGCTCTCGGCGATGCCGATCTGCTCGGCCTGGGCTGCGGCGTTGCGTTCGGCGCGGCGCACATCAGGTCGGCGTCTCACCAGGTCGGCCGGAATGCCCACCGCCACCTCGGGCCCGACGATGGGAATGGAACGCGGCGCCATGCGCCGTTCCAAATCCTCGGCCGGTATGCCCAAGAGCACGCACAGCCGGTTATTGGTTTGTCGGAGGCTGATTTCCAACTGCGGGATCTGCGCCTCGGTTTGTGACAGGATGCTCTGCGCCTGGTCGACGTCCAGCTCCGTGACCAGGCCCCCTTTGTAGCGCGCCGTGGCGATGGCCAATGTCTCGCGCTGCAGCTCGACGTTAGCGCGCGTTAGCGCGATCTGCTGTTCAAAAATGCGAATCTGCACGTAGGCCTGGGCGATATCGCCGAGCAGGGTGACAAGCACGGCGTCGAAATCCTCGACCGAGGCATCGAGCCGGTCGTTGGCGGCGATGATCGCGCGGCGGAAGCGTCCCCAGAAATCGAGTTCCCAGTTGAGCGTGAAGCCGACGTCCCACTCCGGAAAGAACTGATCCAGCACGAAGCCACGGTTGGCCACGTTCTTGCTGATCGAGTTTGCCGTATGGTCGCCGAAGGCATATTGCTGCTGCGGAAAGAATCCGCCCACGGCAATTCCCAACAGCGCGCGATTTTGCAGCACGCGAAAGCCCGCTTCCCGCAGCGTCAGGTTTTGCCGGTAGGAGTCGGCTACGAGTTGATCGAGCACAGGATCCTGGAACACCGTCCACCAGCGGGCCAGCTCGGGCGATTCCTCTTTGCGCAGACGCATGTCATCGGCGTCGATCCAGTCGTTGGCCACCGGCGCCGGCGGGCGTCGATAATTCGGCCCAACCTTGTAGCCGTTGGCAACATATTCGCGGAAGCTCGTGCAGCCAGAGCTAACGAGCACAAGCACGCACAACGCGGCGCGCAGTGCCGTCCGTAGGAAGCCCGCAAGCCACAGGCGCGCACTGCGGCGGACGCCGACAGCGCGCACGCTCGCGCGCGTTGTCGATCGAGCCACGGACGAGTCCGTCCACGGTCGAGGCGGGCTTGCCTCCATGCGCGTGAATTCCTGCGAGGACTGAACGAACGACTCGGGCGGGAAACAAAAACGGATGTGAGATGCGGCCGGCGCGCGAATGGCGCCAGGCAACACGGCGGGCCAGTAAAGGCAGGGCTCTGTGGAAACATCGGCAAATTCGGTATCCGAGGCACAACCGAACTGGCGCGGCGCGCCGCTTGCCGGTCACGTGCGCTGGAAAGACAGGGATGCTGGCAATGCAGCGCAACAACGCTAGCCCCCAGCGCGCAGCGCGAAAATGCCCTCCGCCTGGAAACGCGAGCCTTCGCGACACAGCGCTTTATCGCTTGCCGCGCTTCTTGGGCTGCGGCTTGGGTGTCAGGCTGGGATCGATGCGCGTGAGCGCCTTTCCGGCCTCGCGGCGCACCCGCGCGTCGCGGTCGTCTTCGGCCTTGCGCAAGTCGTCGATGGCACTTCGGGCCTGTTCGCCAAAATACCCCAGTCCGATGGCCGCGCTCAGCCGGATGTCCGGCTCCTTGTCGTGCAAGCATTGCGCGAGGACCGGGACTATTTTCTGGGCTTCCTTAGTTCGCTGCGGCAACAGGCGCACCGCGATGATGCGGTCGCGCTCTTCGCGGGAATTCAGGTCGGCGATCAATTCATCGGTCGATTTGCTCCGCCCGCATCCGGCCACGGCAAGCAGGCCGATGAACAAAGTGCTCCATAACACAAACCGCGTCCGCGCGCTGGCGGTCGGACCTCTGGTGGTCGGCGTCATTGCGAACCACCTGTGATCTCGCCGCCGGCGATCGTACACATGTACTGATACGTCAGCGGCTCGATGCTGCTGGTGATAAAGCGCACCGAACCGTCGCCGAGCAGGAAGTTCGCCCCCTGGCCGGCATGCATGCTGTAGAACGTATCGGGGTCGAAGATCGGAAAGTCGGCGCTCGGCACGTGCGTGGCGTTGCCGTGCGCGAGCACCAGCGCCTCGGCGAAGTCGGTGTTGTCGTACGCCGGCCCTGGTGGAGGCGAGTTCGGCGTCTGGCCCGCCATCCAGGCCGGACATAGTCCACCGGTGACGGCGCCGGTCCAGGTACTGGGCGAATGATCGCCCGAGCGCTCGCCGACGACGATCGTGACGCTCAATCCGTCGGTGATGCTGGCCGGCGTAAAGCGGCTGTTGCGGAAGAAGAGGCCGTCTCCTTCCAGCCCCAAACCGCCCTGAAGTCCGTCGGCGCCACCGCTGCCATCGGCCGCGCCGCCGGCATTGTAGAAGCACTCGATCCAGCCATTGCAGCCCACGTAGTTGGCGTGCGCCACGGTGGCGATCGGCGCGCTCATATTAATGTCGTAAATCGCGACCGGGTCCTGCCAGGGATCGGTCGGACATTGATACATGGCCAGCGTTTGTTGCGCCACCGTCGCGTTCACAGCTGCTTGCACGCCCTGATGGAATTGAATCTGGTTGTACAGATTCTGCTGTTCTTGAAACGGCAATAGAAAGGCGGCCCAACCCCAGCCGGGACCAACGTCGTTATCCGGCGTCGCTGTGGCGACCTTATTGCCGTCGATATAGCCGGGCGGAAAGAAGCCCTGGCTGTTGACGTAGTTGTGCAGCGCCAGGCCGATCTGCTTCAAGTTATTCGTACATTGGCCGCGTCGCGCCGCTTCGCGCGCGGCTTGCACCGCGGGCAAGAGCAGTGCAACCAGCATTCCGATAATGGCAATCACGACCAACAGCTCGACGAGCGTGAACGCCCGTCGCGAATATCTTCTGTACATCTCCGTGGTTCTCCCAATCGTTGAAATCCGGACGCGGCGTTGGGAATCGTTATGTCATTTCCCAAGCGGCAGCCGCGCGCGAGTCCACAAGGACGATTGGCCCATGCAGTTTGTCGCGCGATACATGGAGGACCGAAAATCCGCGCATGCACCACCGGTGCACAGCAAGAACTAACGGCCGAACAAGACGCAGCTCAAATCGAAGGAGCTACGATGGGAGGAGCCCGTGCCTGCGTGGCGACAACCACGATCGGTTGCACACGCGGGGCCGAGACCGTGCGAAGCGGAACGACGTGTTCCGAGTTTTCCACAAGCTCAAATGGCGTGACCGCCAGGATCGGGCGGCCGAGAAACTGGCAAATCTGGCAATCGTCGTCATCGGCGAGCGGTGCATGACATGGCTTGGCCGCGTCGTGATCCGTATCATCGTGGGCAAACGCGTGAGGATCGGCCGCACGATGATCACTCGCCTGATCTTCGCACGCTTGATCATCACAGTCGTGATGATGGCAATGCCCAATAACGACCGCGTGCGACGCTTCGCCCAGCGCATGCACGTGCACGTGCGATGCATTGCTGAATACAATCGTCAGCAAATACGCCCAGGCGGCGAATAGCTTCGTCGCGCGGTGAGTGCGTGGGCGTCGCAGGAACATGAAGAGGATCCGTGCTGATCGCGGACTGTGCCGCATATGACGTTTGGCGAGCGCTTTCGCTCCGTAGCGATTCGGCTTGCCGCTCAACCCCGTAATCCTAGTTGCAGATTGCGGCCCGGGTCAAGCTCGAAGTCACCGTTCCGACAATGGTTTATGGTGATATTCGTGGCAAAATTCCTTGCCCGAGGCGGTGCCGTACTGCTATCCTGGCGGCTGAAATCGAACGTCGGGTAACGACTGGCCCGGCGACGATTCGCCTGCTCGATTCCCGCCTTCCACCGCCGCTCGCCCCCGCCGTGCGTTCCGGAGCGCGTCATGCTGAACCTGCTCGGTCCGGTCAGCCGTGAGCCGTTTTGCGATCGTCTGTCGCGGCGCAATTTCTTGCGCATCGGCTCGCTGGGCGCGGCCGGTCTGACACTGCCGCAACTGCTGCAAGCCGAAGCGACCGCCGGCGTCACCAATTCGCGCAAATCGCTGATCCTCATCTACCTGGTGGGTGGGCCGCCGCATCTCGACATGTTCGACTTGAAGCCCCGCGCCCCGCGCGAGGTGGCCGGTCCGTTCCGCCCGATCGAGACCAACGTGCCGGGCGTGGAAATCTGCGAGCACATGCCGCAGCTCGCCCGACGGATGGATCGCCTGGCGATCGTCCGCTCGATTGCCGACTGCCAGGCCGATCATGACGCGTTTCAATGCTACACGGGGCGCGAGTCGCGTGCCGCAGGCGCGAGCGGCGCCTGGCCCACCGTCGGCGCTACTGTCGCCCGATTGCAAGGCTCAGCCGCGCAGGGCATACCGCCGTATGTCAGCCTGTGCTACCCCTGCACGCATCCCCCGTACAACGAACCGGGCCCCGGCTTCCTGGGCGTGGCCCACACACCGTTCCGCCCGTTGGGCGACGGTCGCGACGACCTGGTGCTGCGCGGCATCACGCAGGATCGGCTGCACGATCGGCGACAACTACTCTCGAGCGTCGATCGCTTTCGGCGCGAGGTCGACACGCGCGGCATGATGACCGGACTCGATGCCTTCACCGAGCAGGCGATGGGCGTGCTCACTTCTTCGCAATTGGCCGAAGCGCTCGACCTATCGCGCGAAGACTCGCGCACCGTCGAGCGCTACGGCACCGGCGACCCGTCCGTGTTCATCGATGGCAACGGCGCGCCGCGCGTGCCGCAAAGCTTTCTCGCGGCACGCCGCCTGGTCGAAGCCGGCGTGCGCGTCGTCACCGTGAACTACAGTAAGTGGGACTGGCACGGGCATCCTTACGGTTCGTGCTTCGATCGTTGCCAGGAAGATATGGTCGTTTTCGATCGCGCCTTCTCGGCCCTGTTAGACGACCTGCGCGAGCGCGGCCTGGAGAATGATGTCACCGTGGCGGTGTGGGGTGAATTCGGACGCACGCCAACGATCAACGCCAACGTGGGGCGCGACCACTGGCCGCGCGTAGCGTTCGGCCTCCTGGCGGGCGGCGGTTTGCGGATGGGACAAGTCATCGGCGCGACCGACCGCTTGGGCGGCGAGCCCATCGAGCGCCCCGTGAAATTCGCCGAGCTCTTCGCCACGCTTTATCACACACTCGGCCTCGACGCGTCGCAGGTCACGGTCGCGGATCTGGCTGGCCGGCCGCAATATCTTGTGGCAGGTGATGCAGCGCCATTACGCGAATTGGTGTAGCTGATGCCCCCTAGAGGTCGTCGTGGCGAAGCGCATCGCGAGCGGGTATGTTGTCGAGCGTAACCGCTGTCCATTACGCAATCGCGGCAGGCCACGCGCTTTTGGTACGGCACACGAAACCGCCCGCGTTCCTCCAAGGAGCTTTGTGCAACGATGACCACGCCTAATGTTCGCGAAGAGATGTTGAGCTTGCTCGGACGATTGGATTTCGATCGCCGCGCGTTTGTCGTGACCTCGCTGGCCGCCGGCTTTGCGTTGGCGGTGCGACCGGTCTCGGCCGAAACGATCACGACCGACGACAAAGGCCTGGTCGCCGGCGAAGTGAAGATTCCCGTGCCCGACGGCGAGATTCCCGCCTATCGCGCGATGCCGGACGCGGGGGGACCTTTTCCCGTGGTGATCGTGGTGCAAGAAATCTTCGGCGTCCACGAGCACATCAAGGACATCTGCCGCCGCTTCGCCAAGCTCGGCTACCTGGCCGTTGCGCCCGAGCTGTACGCGCGGCAGGGGGACGTGTCGAAAATGGAGAACATCCCAGAGATTATTGCCAAGGTGGTCTCGAAGGTGCCCGACGCGCAAGTTCTTTCCGACATCGATGCGACCGTGGCCTGGGCCAAGAAGTCGGGCAAGGGAAACACCGCCAAGCTCGGCATCACGGGCTTCTGCTGGGGCGGACGGATCGTGTGGTTGTATTCCGCCCACAATCCCGACCTGAAGGCGGGCGTCGCCTGGTACGGCCGGTTGATCACCAGCAGTGACGAGTTGCACCCGAAGAACCCGATCGACCTGGTCGATTCTTTGAAGGCACCGGTTCTCGGTCTGTACGGCGGCGCCGATTCGGGCATCCCCAACGAGAGCGTCGAGAAAATGCGAACGGCGCTCAAGGATGCCAAAAAGTCGTGCGAAATTGTCCTCTATCCCGACACGCCGCACGGCTTTTACGCCGACTACCGCCCCACGTATCGGCAAGACAAAGCCGACGATGGCTGGAAGCGGCTCTTGGAGTGGTTCAAGAAAAACGGCGTCGCGTAGCTCGCGCCGGCCGTGCAAATCTCAGGAATAGGACTTCACCACGGAGGCACGGAGACACAGAGGAAATGCAGAATGCAAAATGATGAATGATGAGCAGGCAAGCCTGGGATTCTCGTTCGTCATTCCGTATTCCTCATTTCTTCTCAGTGTCTCCGTGACTCCGTGGTGATTACGCCTTTCGGCGCTTGCTTGACGCGTAGCCAGCGCGCATGATCGAGAGCGATCGTACGAAATATCAATCGCCTTGATGGGATCACTGCCATGCGCCCTTGTCTCGCCGCGCCCGCGCGCGTTCACTGCTACCTGTTCTCGCTTGCGATCGCGTTGGTTCTCGTCGCCCATGCGACGGCCGCCGAGCCGATTGCCAATCCGGACACGGCCGGGCTGCCGCCGCGATCGGTGCCGGCTGCCCGGCCGGCGCGGCCGATTCCCGAATGGATCGAAACGCACAAGCGGATCGGCCATTTGCCCGGCTCGCTGCCGATGGGCGAAGAGTTCGTCAAGGCCGGCTACAACGTCGTGACGCTGAATGTGTTGGGCCGCTGGGAAATCGTGGGCCCGTCGGCGGACCTTTATCCGGCCGAGCGCGTCAAAGAGGCCGAGCAGTATTTGCGCACGCACGTCGAGCGCTGCCATAAGGCCGGCGCCAAAGCCGTGTTTTACATGGGGCCCGTGCAGGTCCCCTCGGGCAATGACCTCTTTGCCAAAGCGCATCCCGATTGGCTGCGCATCAAGGCCGACGGCCAACCCGACCCGGTGCCGAACTTCGCCAACATTCGCAGTGGCTACGCCGACTGGCTGCTCGCGCAGCTGGAATACGTCACGCGCGAGTTCAAGGTCGACGGCTATTGGTTCGACGGCTATGCGCCGGTACACCTGCACACGTACGACGACGCGACCAAGAAGGCGTTCCGCGAATTCTCGGGCGGGAAGGAGATACCCACCAAGTTCGATCCCGTGCACGATCCGGTGGCGAAGCAATACCTCGCCTGGCACGCTGCGTATTTCGTCGATTTTGCCGATCGCATGCGCACGGCCATTCGCACCGCGAATCCCGAATCGATCATCTACGTGAACCACTCGGCCAATCGCACCTGGTATTACCCTGACATGTACATGGGCGAATACCCGATCGATTACACGAGCGCCGTCGACATCTCTTCGGTGGAATTGTATTGGGACGTACCGGGCGATCCGCTGTACCAGCAATTCGTGTACGCCTTCATGCAAGGCATCACCCACGAGCGCGGCGCGGCGTGCTGGATTCAGCCGTCGGCTCATGGCATCTCGGGCATTTCGTCGCGCGTCGAGATCCAGTTGCGCGGCCTGGAAGGAACGCCGTGGGGTGTGTACCCGGAGTTCGTCGAATCGACCGGCCGCGAGGAATATTACAAGCTGCACCTGGAAAATATGAAGGCTCGCGACGAGTGGTTCGCCCATTCGCGGGCGATTCCTTACCTGGGCATTGTTGCCTCGGAACAAACCCGCACGCTGTACGCGCAAGGCGCGCTGCCGGTCTATTTCTCGCACACGCTAGGCGCCTTTCGCGCGTTCATGGAGAAGCACATTCCCACGCGCGTGCTGACCGAGCACGACCTGGAGGATGCCGACCTGCAGGGCATTCGTGTCCTGGTGCTGCCGAACGTCGCCTGCATGTCGCCGCGCGCGGCCGAAGTGGTGCGCCGCTTCGTGGCCGCCGGCGGTGGCCTGATCGCCACGTTCGAGACATCGTTGTACGACGAGAACTATCAAAAGCGCCCCGACTTCGCGCTTGCCGATCTGTTCCGCGCGAAATATCAGGCGACCGACACGGTTTCGCAGCGGGTCGAGAACATTTATCTCACGCTGTCGGCCGACCATCCGATCGTCAACGACCCGCTCATTAAATCGAAGCAGAACACGGCCTGGCTCAACCCGGGCAATCCACCCGAGCAGGGAACGCTCGCGCTGATCGCTAGCGCCGCCGACGTGAAACCGCTCGACGGCGGCCAGGTGCTGGCCACGTATCGCCCGAACTTGCCGGCCGAGCGCGCGAAGGAGCAGCATCCGGCGATCATCGCCTCGGAATTCGGTCGCGGCCGCGTCGTTTATTTTCCGGCGTCCGTCGACAAGGGAATGTTCTTCTATCCCGACGGCTACATGCGGCAGATGCTGGCCGCCGCGGCGCGATGGGTGGCGCGCGACGAGCGCCCGCCGGTCGACGTCGATGGTCCGCTGATTTTGACGGCCACTTATCGGCGCCAGGCCGACAAGAAGCGCACGATCGTGCATCTCTTGAATCAGGCCAGCAGTTGGGGCATGCACTCGATTTATCAAAAGCTGGCACCCCTGCCGGAAGAACTGAACAAGCAATGGGGATTTCCGAATCAGTCCGAGCTGCGCGGCACCTGGCCGGTGCGCGAAGAGATCATTCCGCTCTCGGGCATCCGCGTTCGCTGCCGCGCGCCGGGCGTGACGCGCGCCACGCTCGAACCCGGCGCGATCGATCTGCCGCTCACGAAAACCGACGATGGTCTCGAAGCGATCGTCAACGACCTGGGCATGCACGCGATGGTGGTGTTTGAATGAGTCGGGCTCCTAGGTGCTGCCTGAGGTGGCTCGTCACGTCTCTGCTGGTCATCGGCGCGGCCGATCGAGCCGCAGTCGCCGCGGACGATGCGCCACCTGCCGGCGACCTCGCGGCTACGACTTCTGCCACCATCAGTTCCATCGACGAAC
Above is a window of Pirellulales bacterium DNA encoding:
- a CDS encoding alpha-amylase family protein; translation: MRPCLAAPARVHCYLFSLAIALVLVAHATAAEPIANPDTAGLPPRSVPAARPARPIPEWIETHKRIGHLPGSLPMGEEFVKAGYNVVTLNVLGRWEIVGPSADLYPAERVKEAEQYLRTHVERCHKAGAKAVFYMGPVQVPSGNDLFAKAHPDWLRIKADGQPDPVPNFANIRSGYADWLLAQLEYVTREFKVDGYWFDGYAPVHLHTYDDATKKAFREFSGGKEIPTKFDPVHDPVAKQYLAWHAAYFVDFADRMRTAIRTANPESIIYVNHSANRTWYYPDMYMGEYPIDYTSAVDISSVELYWDVPGDPLYQQFVYAFMQGITHERGAACWIQPSAHGISGISSRVEIQLRGLEGTPWGVYPEFVESTGREEYYKLHLENMKARDEWFAHSRAIPYLGIVASEQTRTLYAQGALPVYFSHTLGAFRAFMEKHIPTRVLTEHDLEDADLQGIRVLVLPNVACMSPRAAEVVRRFVAAGGGLIATFETSLYDENYQKRPDFALADLFRAKYQATDTVSQRVENIYLTLSADHPIVNDPLIKSKQNTAWLNPGNPPEQGTLALIASAADVKPLDGGQVLATYRPNLPAERAKEQHPAIIASEFGRGRVVYFPASVDKGMFFYPDGYMRQMLAAAARWVARDERPPVDVDGPLILTATYRRQADKKRTIVHLLNQASSWGMHSIYQKLAPLPEELNKQWGFPNQSELRGTWPVREEIIPLSGIRVRCRAPGVTRATLEPGAIDLPLTKTDDGLEAIVNDLGMHAMVVFE
- a CDS encoding DUF1559 domain-containing protein, producing the protein MYRRYSRRAFTLVELLVVIAIIGMLVALLLPAVQAAREAARRGQCTNNLKQIGLALHNYVNSQGFFPPGYIDGNKVATATPDNDVGPGWGWAAFLLPFQEQQNLYNQIQFHQGVQAAVNATVAQQTLAMYQCPTDPWQDPVAIYDINMSAPIATVAHANYVGCNGWIECFYNAGGAADGSGGADGLQGGLGLEGDGLFFRNSRFTPASITDGLSVTIVVGERSGDHSPSTWTGAVTGGLCPAWMAGQTPNSPPPGPAYDNTDFAEALVLAHGNATHVPSADFPIFDPDTFYSMHAGQGANFLLGDGSVRFITSSIEPLTYQYMCTIAGGEITGGSQ
- a CDS encoding HEAT repeat domain-containing protein → MTPTTRGPTASARTRFVLWSTLFIGLLAVAGCGRSKSTDELIADLNSREERDRIIAVRLLPQRTKEAQKIVPVLAQCLHDKEPDIRLSAAIGLGYFGEQARSAIDDLRKAEDDRDARVRREAGKALTRIDPSLTPKPQPKKRGKR
- a CDS encoding DUF1501 domain-containing protein translates to MLNLLGPVSREPFCDRLSRRNFLRIGSLGAAGLTLPQLLQAEATAGVTNSRKSLILIYLVGGPPHLDMFDLKPRAPREVAGPFRPIETNVPGVEICEHMPQLARRMDRLAIVRSIADCQADHDAFQCYTGRESRAAGASGAWPTVGATVARLQGSAAQGIPPYVSLCYPCTHPPYNEPGPGFLGVAHTPFRPLGDGRDDLVLRGITQDRLHDRRQLLSSVDRFRREVDTRGMMTGLDAFTEQAMGVLTSSQLAEALDLSREDSRTVERYGTGDPSVFIDGNGAPRVPQSFLAARRLVEAGVRVVTVNYSKWDWHGHPYGSCFDRCQEDMVVFDRAFSALLDDLRERGLENDVTVAVWGEFGRTPTINANVGRDHWPRVAFGLLAGGGLRMGQVIGATDRLGGEPIERPVKFAELFATLYHTLGLDASQVTVADLAGRPQYLVAGDAAPLRELV
- a CDS encoding dienelactone hydrolase family protein → MTTPNVREEMLSLLGRLDFDRRAFVVTSLAAGFALAVRPVSAETITTDDKGLVAGEVKIPVPDGEIPAYRAMPDAGGPFPVVIVVQEIFGVHEHIKDICRRFAKLGYLAVAPELYARQGDVSKMENIPEIIAKVVSKVPDAQVLSDIDATVAWAKKSGKGNTAKLGITGFCWGGRIVWLYSAHNPDLKAGVAWYGRLITSSDELHPKNPIDLVDSLKAPVLGLYGGADSGIPNESVEKMRTALKDAKKSCEIVLYPDTPHGFYADYRPTYRQDKADDGWKRLLEWFKKNGVA
- a CDS encoding efflux transporter outer membrane subunit, whose amino-acid sequence is MARSTTRASVRAVGVRRSARLWLAGFLRTALRAALCVLVLVSSGCTSFREYVANGYKVGPNYRRPPAPVANDWIDADDMRLRKEESPELARWWTVFQDPVLDQLVADSYRQNLTLREAGFRVLQNRALLGIAVGGFFPQQQYAFGDHTANSISKNVANRGFVLDQFFPEWDVGFTLNWELDFWGRFRRAIIAANDRLDASVEDFDAVLVTLLGDIAQAYVQIRIFEQQIALTRANVELQRETLAIATARYKGGLVTELDVDQAQSILSQTEAQIPQLEISLRQTNNRLCVLLGIPAEDLERRMAPRSIPIVGPEVAVGIPADLVRRRPDVRRAERNAAAQAEQIGIAESDFYPAISLNGSFSYSAAEFPQLFSSGALYGTWGPAFQWNLLNYGRILNNVRAQDALFQELVAHYQNTVLTASQEVENGIVTFLKSQVQTRYMAESVTAAKKAVVVAIAQYQGGLTDFNRVSLVEQNLVQQQNIYAQALGSIALGLVQTFRALGGGWEIRLDPASGALQGLPPPDPNRRPEQIPAPSPLLNPPPIKGPVPPLPPPDGPLGVLRPAAPAQRLPAPSVRAAPDTTAAQGSRR